Proteins co-encoded in one Salvia splendens isolate huo1 chromosome 4, SspV2, whole genome shotgun sequence genomic window:
- the LOC121798099 gene encoding rapid alkalinization factor-like, with product MAGTWKLLLALSLIACLVLPHAIAAAETAWVMPAVRSGCRGTVAECLANQEEEFELDSESNRRILATRRYISYGALQRNNVPCSRRGASYYNCRPGAQANPYRRGCSAITRCRS from the coding sequence ATGGCAGGCACTTGGAAATTGCTGTTGGCACTAAGCTTAATCGCGTGTCTCGTACTCCCACACGCAATAGCCGCGGCGGAGACGGCGTGGGTAATGCCAGCGGTTAGATCGGGGTGCAGGGGCACCGTGGCGGAGTGTCTGGCCAACCAGGAGGAGGAATTCGAGCTGGATTCGGAGTCGAACAGGCGCATCCTAGCCACGCGCCGCTACATCAGCTACGGCGCTCTGCAGAGGAACAATGTCCCGTGCTCGCGGCGCGGCGCGTCCTACTACAACTGCCGCCCCGGTGCTCAGGCCAACCCCTaccggcgcggctgcagcgccATCACACGTTGCAGGAGCTGA
- the LOC121798317 gene encoding heavy metal-associated isoprenylated plant protein 35-like yields the protein MAEEPIRHLKTTIIKASIHCQGCKRKVHKILSQIQGVEHVDIDAQQHKVTVKGNVDADALIKKLIKSGKNAQLWPQEEIIPKIEKKKEMKTEEKLDAVEMPPASANKGKTTETPAPVKAGDGGGVDVKKTSAGADVKKSEEEEEKSEENCSAAPEKKEAVEKSDGGGKGKGAPSAKKKKKKKRVQIDGGLEDPLPASNESATPCHNQFPPAAAVSYNTAYPSSSYTASYYSAPPPHAHAYMHQMEPPPLDSESNQRQPLDSFEMFSDENPNGCFIM from the exons atgGCGGAAGAACCCATCAGGCATCTCAAG ACTACAATCATTAAAGCTTCCATCCACTGCCAAGGCTGCAAAAGAAAAGTCCACAAAATTCTCTCTCAAATTCAAG GAGTGGAGCATGTAGACATCGACGCACAGCAACACAAAGTAACGGTGAAGGGCAACGTCGACGCCGACGCCTTGATCAAAAAACTGATCAAATCCGGCAAAAACGCACAGCTATGGCCCCAAGAAGAAATTATTCCTAAAATTGAAAAGAAGAAAGAGATGAAAACAGAAGAAAAACTTGACGCCGTAGAAATGCCTCCCGCTTCTGCTAATAAAGGTAAAACCACCGAAACCCCTGCTCCGGTCAAAGCAGGTGACGGCGGAGGAGTGGATGTCAAAAAAACAAGCGCCGGCGCCGACGTAAAGAAGtcagaggaggaggaggagaagagcgAGGAGAACTGCTCGGCCGCGCCGGAGAAGAAGGAGGCGGTGGAGAAAAGCGACGGCGGCGGAAAAGGTAAAGGTGCGCCTTctgcgaagaagaagaagaagaagaagagagtgCAAATTGACGGAGGATTAGAGGATCCGCTGCCAGCGAGCAATGAGAGTGCTACTCCGTGTCATAATCAATTTcctccggcggcggcggtgaGCTACAATACGGCGTATCCTAGTAGCAGCTACACGGCGTCGTACTACAGTGCGCCTCCACCGCATGCGCACGCGTATATGCACCAGATGGAGCCGCCGCCGTTGGATTCTGAGTCGAATCAACGGCAGCCGTTGGATTCTTTTGAAATGTTTAGTGATGAAAACCCAAATGGATGCTTTATTATGTGA
- the LOC121801567 gene encoding stress-related protein-like: MAKTDCSLQQPKSARGDENRPRLKYLDFVAVATLHLMMLIATIYGFAKERSGRLKPTISVVEDSVRTLVTPLYAKTHHLPIQLLTFADRKVDESVHRMKKYVPSSLRRASFKAFNQAQRAPVAARCVMADVQKTGMVETASGLAKSVYSKYEPVAKDFYTKYEPVTEEYALYVWHLLNQYALFQRAALAAGPLAGYCSEMYNQKVEVAAKNGYKVAAHLPIIPVEKIAEALRTENMKPVVIDGGRGGEEIKA; the protein is encoded by the exons ATGGCAAAAACAGATTGCAGTCTCCAACAACCTAAATCC GCAAGGGGCGATGAGAACAGGCCGAGGCTCAAGTACTTGGATTTCGTGGCTGTCGCCACCCTTCATTTGATGATGCTCATCGCCACCATCTACGGTTTCGCCAAGGAGAGATCCGGCCGCCTCAAGCCCACTATTAGCGTCGTTGAGGACTCTGTCAGGACACTTGTTACCCCGCTTTACGCCAAAACACACCATCTCCCCATTCAACTCCTCACCTTTGCGGATCGCAAG GTTGATGAATCTGTGCacagaatgaagaagtatgtgCCCTCATCTCTGAGACGTGCATCTTTCAAAGCCTTCAACCAAGCTCAGAGAGCACCTGTTGCTGCTCGGTGTGTGATGGCTGATGTCCAGAAAACCGGGATGGTGGAGACGGCTTCTGGACTTGCAAAATCTGTGTATTCCAAGTACGAGCCAGTAGCCAAAGATTTCTACACCAAGTATGAACCGGTGACTGAGGAGTATGCACTGTATGTATGGCATTTGCTGAACCAGTATGCCCTCTTCCAACGAGCCGCTCTTGCTGCTGGTCCACTAGCAGGTTATTGCTCAGAGATGTACAATCAGAAGGTTGAAGTTGCTGCTAAGAACGGGTACAAGGTGGCAGCACATCTTCCTATCATACCTGTTGAGAAGATTGCTGAGGCTCTGAGGACTGAGAATATGAAGCCTGTAGTGATTGATGGAGGCCGCGGAGGGGAAGAAATCAAGGCCTAG
- the LOC121799795 gene encoding ATP-dependent Clp protease proteolytic subunit-related protein 3, chloroplastic-like, with product MANCLRMPMASPLCCSSSKRRGNGVTSCAKIPMAPINPKDPFLSRLASLAATSPDTLLNRPKNSDTPPFLDVFDSPTLMATPAQVERSVSYNEHRPRRPPPDLPSLLLHGRIVYIGMPLVPAVTELIVAELMYLQWMDPKEPIYLYINSTGTTRDDGETVGMETEGFAIYDAMMQLKNEIHTVAVGAAIGHACLLLSAGSKGKRFMMPHAKAMIQQPRVPSSGLMPASDVLIRAKEVIINRDILVKLLAKHTGNSEETVANVMKRPFYMDSTRAKEFGVIDKILWRGQEKIMADAAPPEEWDKNAGIKVLDAM from the exons ATGGCTAACTGTCTGCGGATGCCCATGGCTTCGCCTCTCTGCTGCTCCTCCTCCAAACGGCGTGGTAACGGTGTAACCAGCTGCGCTAAGATTCCTATGGCTCCAATCAACCCTAAAGACCCCTTCTTATCGAGGCTCGCCTCCCTTGCCGCCACCTCTCCAGATACGCTCCTCAACAGACCCAAAAACTCCGATACGCCACCGTTTTTGGACGTTTTCGACTCCCCAACCCTCATGGCTACCCCTGCCCAG GTTGAGAGATCCGTTTCGTACAACGAGCACAGACCAAGAAGACCTCCGCCAGACTTACCTTCACTATTGCTGCACGGAAGAATAGTGTACATTGGCATGCCG TTGGTTCCAGCTGTTACTGAGCTTATTGTAGCTGAGTTGATGTACCTTCAGTGGATGGATCCCAAAGAGCCAATTTATCTCTACATAAATTCCACTGGGACAACTCGTGATGATGGTGAAACG GTTGGAATGGAGACTGAAGGTTTCGCAATTTATGATGCTATGATGCAATTGAAGAATGAG ATACATACTGTTGCTGTTGGAGCTGCTATAGGTCATGCATGCCTCTTACTCTCTGCTGGAAGCAAAGGCAAAAGGTTCATGATGCCACATGCTAAAG CTATGATTCAACAGCCCCGTGTGCCATCCTCTGGTTTAATGCCAGCCAGTGATGTTTTGATTCGTGCAAAAGAG GTGATAATAAACAGGGACATCCTTGTTAAACTTCTAGCTAAGCACACTGGAAAC TCAGAAGAGACAGTGGCCAATGTGATGAAAAGGCCATTTTATATGGACTCTACTAGAGCTAAAGAATTTGGTGTCATTGATAAG ATACTTTGGCGCGGACAGGAAAAGATTATGGCAGATGCTGCCCCTCCGGAAGAGTGGGATAAGAATGCCGGGATCAAAGTTCTTGATGCTATGTAG
- the LOC121801181 gene encoding 40S ribosomal protein S21-2-like, producing the protein MISWSRHRSAAAAHLHLQVLGDFIVFLECLKNLANMQNEEGQNMDLYIPRKCSATNRLITSKDHASVQINIGHVDENGRYTGQFSTFALCGFIRAQGDADSALDRLWQKKKVEAQQQ; encoded by the exons ATGATCAGTTGGAGCCGCCATCGTTCAGCAGCTGCAGCGCATCTCCATCTTCAG GTACTTGGTGATTTCATAGTATTTCTTGAGTGCTTAAAAAACTTAGCAAATATGCAGAATGAAGAAGGGCAGAACATGGATCTTTATATCCCACGGAAATG CTCGGCCACTAATAGGCTGATCACTTCCAAGGATCATGCCTCTGTCCAGATCAACATTGGTCATGTGGATGAGAATGGCAGATACACTGGTCAATTCTCAACTTTTGCTCTTTGTGGTTTCATTCGCGCCCAG GGTGATGCCGACAGTGCGCTTGATAGGCTGTGGCAGAAAAAGAAAGTtgaagcccaacagcagtaa